The following are encoded together in the Flavihumibacter fluvii genome:
- a CDS encoding D-glycero-alpha-D-manno-heptose-1,7-bisphosphate 7-phosphatase — protein sequence MLNLKSVDKTWTLFLDRDGVINREKKDDYIYHPGEFEFYDGAMEAMQLFSIRFNKVIIVTNQRGVEKGLMSLENLHDVHDHMTDALAGVGATIDKIYYCTSVANDHPDRKPQPGMALQAKNDFPDIDFSKSIMVGNNLSDMEFGRNAGMFTVFVKTTSPDINLPHPSIDLAFTDLLNFSRALTQA from the coding sequence ATGTTGAACCTGAAATCTGTTGATAAAACCTGGACATTGTTCCTGGATCGTGATGGTGTCATCAACAGGGAAAAGAAAGACGACTACATTTACCATCCTGGTGAATTTGAATTTTATGATGGCGCTATGGAAGCCATGCAATTGTTTTCAATAAGATTTAACAAAGTGATTATTGTAACCAACCAGCGTGGTGTGGAAAAAGGACTGATGTCTTTAGAAAACCTGCATGATGTGCATGATCATATGACCGATGCGTTAGCCGGGGTTGGTGCTACCATTGATAAAATATACTACTGCACATCGGTGGCAAACGACCATCCTGACAGGAAACCCCAGCCTGGTATGGCTTTGCAGGCGAAAAATGATTTTCCTGACATTGATTTTTCCAAATCTATTATGGTAGGCAATAACCTCAGTGATATGGAATTTGGCAGGAATGCCGGCATGTTCACCGTATTTGTAAAAACAACATCCCCGGATATTAACCTCCCTCACCCTTCCATTGACCTGGCATTCACAGACTTGTTAAATTTTTCCCGCGCTTTGACACAGGCATGA
- a CDS encoding D-sedoheptulose-7-phosphate isomerase, translating into MTNQIQQIIQASITTKEKLLSDTIMVQRIETVVNLVTDAFKQGNRLYFCGNGGSAADAQHLAAEFSGRFYKNRRALPAEALHCNTSYLTAVANDYSYDLVYARLVEGIMEKGDVLLGFSTSGNSGNIMLAFEAAKRIGVHTIGFTGSGGGKLKDLSDYLFNIPSDDTPRIQESHIMVGHIICQLVEEKFFA; encoded by the coding sequence ATGACTAACCAGATTCAACAAATCATCCAGGCATCCATAACCACAAAAGAAAAGTTATTATCTGATACGATCATGGTACAGCGCATTGAAACTGTGGTAAACCTGGTAACCGATGCTTTTAAACAGGGTAATCGGTTGTATTTCTGCGGAAACGGCGGAAGTGCGGCTGATGCTCAACACCTGGCTGCCGAATTCAGTGGAAGGTTTTATAAAAACCGGCGCGCTTTACCAGCTGAAGCCCTGCATTGTAATACCTCCTACCTTACTGCTGTGGCAAACGATTACAGCTATGACCTGGTCTACGCAAGGCTGGTAGAGGGAATCATGGAGAAAGGCGATGTTTTATTAGGGTTCTCCACTTCTGGAAATTCGGGAAATATTATGTTGGCTTTTGAAGCAGCCAAACGGATTGGCGTACATACAATTGGATTTACCGGATCTGGCGGCGGGAAATTAAAAGACCTGAGCGATTATTTATTTAACATACCCTCTGATGATACCCCCCGGATACAGGAAAGCCACATCATGGTAGGACATATTATCTGCCAGCTGGTTGAAGAAAAATTCTTTGCATAA
- a CDS encoding glycosyltransferase, whose protein sequence is MPLNIVILGPAHPFRGGGITTFNERLALALQEEGHHVSILNFTVQYPAFLFPGKTQLTNEPAPTAIKITRMLHSMNPLSWIRTGNFLRKQKPDLIIVRYWLPLMGPAFGTVLRRVRKNKHTRIIAITDNVQPHEKRIGDKPFTRYFVAACDAFLCMSEKVLNDLRPYLKQQPVIKVDHPLYDNFGPAIDKYAARKKMGIDPQTPLLLFFGFIRKYKGLDILIQALKELNDPAVHLLVAGEFYEDADEYIELVSRLGLEEQVIFNNDFIPNDAVKDYFSAADVIVQPYRNATQSGVTPLAYHFEKPMIVTNVGGLPDYVQDGKVGLVTSPDAIAIAHAIRRFFELGEAHFLENIRIEKQKFSWPAFSRSLLELYNRIADIK, encoded by the coding sequence ATGCCACTGAATATCGTCATACTGGGTCCAGCGCATCCCTTCCGGGGTGGCGGGATCACTACTTTTAATGAAAGGCTCGCGTTGGCATTGCAGGAAGAAGGCCACCATGTGAGTATCTTGAATTTTACTGTGCAATACCCTGCTTTCCTCTTTCCGGGGAAAACACAACTTACGAATGAACCGGCTCCAACTGCCATTAAGATTACCCGGATGTTACATTCCATGAATCCTCTCAGCTGGATTCGTACCGGTAACTTTTTACGGAAGCAAAAGCCAGACCTTATTATCGTACGATATTGGCTTCCGCTGATGGGACCGGCATTCGGGACAGTGCTCAGGAGGGTTAGAAAGAATAAACACACACGCATAATCGCCATAACGGATAATGTACAACCCCATGAAAAAAGAATTGGCGATAAACCATTCACCCGCTATTTCGTAGCCGCATGCGACGCTTTCCTCTGCATGAGTGAAAAAGTATTAAACGACCTGAGACCTTACCTGAAACAGCAGCCGGTCATCAAGGTCGATCATCCTTTATATGATAATTTCGGTCCGGCCATTGATAAATATGCAGCCCGGAAAAAAATGGGCATTGACCCACAAACACCCTTGTTATTATTTTTTGGATTCATCAGGAAATATAAAGGGCTCGATATATTGATCCAGGCATTAAAGGAATTAAATGACCCTGCAGTCCATTTACTGGTAGCCGGCGAGTTCTATGAGGATGCCGATGAATACATTGAACTGGTAAGCCGGCTAGGCCTTGAAGAGCAGGTCATATTTAACAACGATTTTATTCCAAACGATGCCGTAAAGGATTATTTCAGCGCGGCTGATGTTATCGTGCAACCATATAGAAATGCCACCCAGAGCGGTGTTACCCCCCTTGCCTACCATTTCGAAAAGCCCATGATCGTCACCAATGTAGGTGGATTGCCGGATTATGTGCAGGATGGTAAAGTTGGATTGGTCACATCTCCCGATGCGATAGCCATCGCCCATGCGATCCGCCGTTTCTTTGAACTGGGTGAAGCACATTTCCTTGAGAATATACGAATTGAAAAGCAAAAATTCAGCTGGCCGGCATTTTCCCGATCTTTGCTGGAATTGTATAACAGAATTGCGGATATTAAATAG
- a CDS encoding glycosyltransferase family 2 protein yields the protein MDLSIVIPLLNEEESLPELCSWISRVMAENQFSYEILLIDDGSTDQSWAVVCDLKNQYPGNIKGIKFQRNYGKSAALNEGFRACQGDVVITMDADLQDSPDEIPGLRSMIIKDGFDLVSGWKKKRYDNTLTKNLPSKLFNAATRKASGIYLHDFNCGLKAYRKKVVKSIEVYGEMHRYIPVIAKWAGFRKIGEKVVEHRARKYGVTKFGINRFVNGFLDLASIMFVGKYGKKPMHFFGLWGTICFLLGFGFSAYLVIGKIWNPEISLTNRPPFFIALTAMVMGSQLFLAGFLGELISRNSAGRNQYLVEEKLGLD from the coding sequence ATGGACCTGTCAATTGTCATCCCTTTATTGAACGAAGAGGAATCGCTGCCGGAACTCTGTTCCTGGATCAGCAGGGTAATGGCAGAAAACCAATTCAGTTATGAGATCCTGCTGATCGATGATGGCAGTACCGACCAATCCTGGGCGGTGGTCTGTGACCTGAAAAACCAATATCCCGGGAATATTAAAGGCATTAAGTTCCAGCGTAATTATGGAAAATCAGCCGCCCTAAATGAAGGTTTCCGGGCCTGCCAGGGTGATGTGGTGATTACTATGGATGCCGACCTGCAGGACTCGCCTGATGAAATACCCGGACTCAGGAGTATGATCATTAAAGACGGCTTTGACCTCGTGAGCGGATGGAAAAAGAAACGCTACGATAATACCCTCACCAAGAACCTGCCTTCCAAATTGTTTAATGCGGCAACCCGCAAAGCATCCGGCATATACCTGCATGATTTCAATTGCGGTCTCAAAGCCTATCGCAAAAAAGTGGTGAAGAGTATTGAGGTATATGGTGAAATGCACCGTTATATCCCGGTAATTGCCAAATGGGCCGGATTCCGCAAGATCGGTGAAAAGGTCGTTGAACACCGTGCGCGCAAATATGGCGTCACCAAGTTCGGGATCAACCGGTTTGTGAACGGATTCCTCGACCTGGCATCTATCATGTTCGTGGGAAAATACGGTAAAAAGCCGATGCATTTTTTCGGACTATGGGGTACCATCTGCTTCCTGTTGGGTTTCGGGTTCAGCGCATACCTCGTTATCGGGAAGATATGGAACCCCGAAATCAGTTTAACTAACCGTCCCCCATTTTTCATTGCATTAACCGCTATGGTCATGGGTTCCCAATTATTCCTCGCCGGCTTCCTGGGCGAACTGATTTCCAGAAATTCTGCCGGAAGGAACCAATACCTGGTAGAGGAAAAACTCGGACTGGATTAA
- a CDS encoding DUF4199 family protein codes for MTKKLSLITGATAGLLYAAILFATWRAGIATMASFLTIYTYLPAVLFIIGAGAWWLKTNLPEEPDFKTFLQYALLAYLVFELLYAAANYSLFGVLDKSLNNKLVEHLLATTRTKLLNGGAGKDQLEAVEDLANTGRLPLTLKQTAIGLGQNLVIDFLKSLFIATITKQFRIGKNT; via the coding sequence ATGACAAAAAAGCTTTCGCTGATCACCGGGGCAACCGCAGGGCTGCTCTACGCGGCCATATTATTTGCGACCTGGCGCGCCGGAATTGCTACAATGGCCAGTTTCCTGACCATATATACCTACCTGCCGGCCGTTTTGTTTATCATCGGTGCCGGAGCCTGGTGGCTGAAAACAAATTTGCCGGAAGAACCCGATTTCAAAACATTCCTGCAATATGCGCTATTGGCTTACCTGGTCTTCGAACTGCTCTATGCTGCAGCCAATTATTCCTTATTCGGTGTACTTGATAAATCACTCAATAATAAACTGGTTGAACACCTGCTGGCTACTACGCGCACTAAATTATTGAATGGCGGGGCAGGGAAAGACCAGCTCGAAGCTGTGGAAGATTTGGCTAACACCGGCCGCCTTCCGTTAACTTTAAAACAAACTGCCATTGGCCTTGGGCAGAATTTGGTCATTGATTTTTTGAAATCCCTCTTTATTGCTACTATTACCAAACAATTCCGCATCGGAAAGAATACCTAG
- a CDS encoding dihydroorotase, whose protein sequence is MKVLLQQVIINDPRSPFHNTTKDILIKDGTISRIADSIEDGDAQLIALNGLTASPGWVDPFAHFNDPGAEYRETIESGAAAAAAGGFTTVFVLPNTKPVIDSKSLVEYISAKSGHLPVTVRPIGAVSQQLEGKDLAEMYDMKASGAVAFSDGLNPIQSSGLMVKALQYVKAFDGVVIQLPDDTSIAKHGLVHEGIISTRLGLQGKPMIAEELIVARDIKLARYTDSHIHFTGISSPKSIEYIQRAKEGGLKVTCSVTPYHLSFCDEDLQDYDTNLKVNPPLRTRENMLALREALRQGHIDCIATHHQGHNYDAKVLEFEYAKFGMIGLESCFAAVQTAVPELDPGQLAYLFSINARTIFKLSPALIAEGQQADITLYQPATQQPFTAEQLRSKCSNSPYLGKILTGKVAGIIKGHHFIHNPVI, encoded by the coding sequence ATGAAAGTATTACTACAACAGGTTATTATCAACGATCCCCGCTCCCCTTTTCATAATACTACCAAAGATATTTTAATCAAAGACGGCACCATCTCCCGTATTGCAGATAGTATTGAAGATGGAGATGCCCAACTCATTGCATTAAATGGTCTCACAGCTTCACCAGGATGGGTGGATCCCTTTGCCCACTTCAACGACCCGGGTGCCGAATACCGGGAGACCATTGAATCCGGGGCTGCAGCCGCTGCGGCAGGTGGATTCACGACTGTCTTTGTTTTACCCAATACTAAACCGGTTATCGATTCTAAATCACTGGTAGAATATATATCTGCAAAATCCGGCCACCTGCCTGTTACAGTACGTCCCATTGGCGCTGTTTCGCAGCAACTGGAAGGAAAAGACCTGGCTGAAATGTACGACATGAAAGCCAGCGGCGCCGTTGCTTTCAGTGATGGCCTGAACCCCATCCAATCATCAGGTCTCATGGTGAAAGCCCTGCAATATGTAAAAGCATTCGATGGGGTGGTGATCCAGCTGCCTGATGATACCAGTATCGCTAAACACGGCCTGGTGCATGAAGGTATCATTTCCACCCGGCTGGGACTCCAGGGAAAGCCCATGATCGCCGAAGAGCTGATCGTGGCCCGTGATATCAAACTGGCCCGGTACACAGATAGCCATATCCACTTTACAGGTATCAGCTCACCCAAATCAATTGAGTATATCCAGCGTGCAAAAGAAGGCGGATTGAAAGTAACCTGTTCGGTAACGCCGTACCACCTTTCCTTCTGTGATGAAGACCTGCAGGATTATGATACCAACCTGAAAGTAAATCCACCTTTACGCACCAGGGAAAATATGCTGGCCTTGCGTGAGGCCCTGCGCCAGGGACATATAGATTGTATCGCCACACACCACCAGGGCCACAATTATGACGCAAAAGTGCTGGAATTCGAGTATGCGAAATTCGGCATGATCGGGCTTGAATCCTGCTTTGCTGCAGTGCAGACAGCTGTTCCGGAACTGGATCCCGGCCAACTGGCCTATCTCTTTTCAATAAATGCCAGAACCATTTTCAAACTCTCACCGGCATTGATCGCTGAAGGTCAACAGGCCGATATCACCTTGTACCAACCAGCCACCCAACAACCTTTTACGGCTGAACAATTGCGATCCAAATGCAGTAATTCACCGTACCTAGGTAAAATACTTACCGGTAAAGTAGCAGGAATTATCAAAGGCCATCACTTCATACACAATCCGGTGATATGA
- a CDS encoding VIT1/CCC1 transporter family protein, with product MNQNIQTEVDACYLYQQLAENEPEENVANVFRQMSAIERSHAEAFIKKHYPDGKTPFPAPSFRAKTLNRIGKIFGYDYVLGVLMDTEKSISNAVISAKKQHHLPITGTETSHVKILRNLMETEAKVTGSNLAKFEKRHRSVGGNALRAAVLGGNDGLVSNFSLVMGVAGATAGGAGVLLAGIAGLLAGALSMALGEWISVKSSQELNENQMQLEMEELETNPEGEKKELALIYMAKGIPEDQAHAMAAEIMTDTANAHTVLVREELGINPEELAGSAMEAAIYSFILFSVGAIIPVAPFLFTSGMTAILLSVAFSTVGLFLIGAAITLFTGKSIWFSGFRQVMFGLIAAAITFGIGKLIGVSVT from the coding sequence ATGAACCAGAATATCCAAACGGAGGTAGATGCCTGCTATTTATACCAGCAACTGGCAGAAAATGAACCGGAAGAAAACGTCGCCAATGTATTCCGGCAAATGAGTGCCATCGAAAGGTCACATGCGGAAGCTTTTATTAAAAAGCATTATCCGGATGGGAAGACACCTTTCCCGGCACCTTCTTTCCGGGCCAAAACGCTGAATCGCATTGGTAAGATATTTGGTTATGATTATGTGTTAGGTGTGCTGATGGATACTGAAAAAAGTATCTCCAATGCAGTTATATCCGCGAAGAAGCAACACCACCTGCCGATCACCGGAACGGAGACCAGCCACGTGAAGATCCTGCGGAACCTGATGGAAACAGAGGCAAAAGTTACCGGGAGCAACCTGGCCAAATTCGAAAAGCGGCATCGCTCTGTTGGTGGCAATGCACTCCGCGCTGCAGTTTTAGGGGGCAACGACGGCCTGGTGTCAAATTTCAGCCTGGTGATGGGCGTGGCCGGTGCAACTGCCGGCGGTGCAGGTGTCTTATTGGCCGGGATCGCAGGATTACTGGCTGGTGCCTTATCCATGGCCCTGGGTGAATGGATCTCGGTAAAGAGTTCACAGGAACTAAATGAGAACCAGATGCAACTGGAAATGGAAGAGCTTGAAACCAACCCGGAAGGCGAAAAAAAAGAACTGGCCCTCATCTATATGGCGAAAGGTATTCCGGAAGACCAGGCCCATGCCATGGCTGCGGAAATCATGACCGATACGGCAAATGCACATACTGTCCTTGTCCGGGAAGAATTGGGCATCAATCCGGAAGAATTGGCCGGATCAGCCATGGAAGCGGCTATTTATTCCTTCATTTTATTTTCTGTGGGTGCAATTATACCGGTTGCGCCATTCCTGTTTACCAGTGGGATGACAGCAATTCTCCTGAGTGTGGCATTTAGTACGGTTGGTTTATTCCTCATCGGTGCAGCCATCACCTTATTTACCGGCAAGAGCATTTGGTTCTCAGGGTTCAGGCAGGTGATGTTTGGCTTAATCGCAGCTGCGATCACCTTCGGTA